The following coding sequences are from one Vibrio syngnathi window:
- the fabG gene encoding 3-oxoacyl-ACP reductase FabG: protein MNLEGKVALVTGASRGIGRAIAELLVERGAKVIGTATSEGGAAAISEYLGENGKGLALNVTDVDSIAATLKTINDEFGAIDILVNNAGITRDNLLMRMKDDEWNDIIDTNLTPIFRMSKAVLRGMMKKRQGRIVNVGSVVGTMGNAGQANYAAAKAGVIGFTKSMAREVASRGITVNTVAPGFIETDMTKALNDDQRAVTLANVPAGRLGDPREIAEAVVFLASPAAAYITGETLHVNGGMYMV from the coding sequence ATGAATTTAGAAGGCAAAGTTGCACTAGTTACAGGCGCAAGCCGTGGTATCGGTCGTGCAATCGCTGAACTTTTAGTTGAGCGTGGTGCTAAAGTTATCGGTACTGCTACGTCTGAAGGCGGCGCTGCTGCAATCAGCGAGTACCTAGGTGAGAACGGTAAAGGTCTTGCTCTTAATGTAACGGATGTTGACTCAATTGCTGCTACACTGAAAACCATCAATGATGAATTCGGCGCGATTGACATTCTAGTTAACAACGCAGGTATCACTCGTGATAACCTACTTATGCGTATGAAAGACGATGAGTGGAATGACATCATCGATACTAACCTAACGCCTATCTTCCGCATGTCTAAAGCTGTTTTGCGTGGCATGATGAAGAAGCGTCAAGGACGTATCGTAAACGTTGGTTCTGTAGTTGGTACTATGGGTAACGCTGGTCAAGCTAACTACGCAGCTGCAAAAGCGGGCGTAATTGGTTTTACTAAATCAATGGCTCGTGAAGTTGCGTCTCGTGGTATTACAGTGAACACTGTAGCACCTGGTTTCATTGAAACTGACATGACTAAAGCGCTAAATGATGATCAACGTGCAGTAACTTTGGCGAATGTACCAGCAGGTCGACTAGGTGACCCTCGCGAAATCGCTGAAGCTGTGGTATTTTTGGCGTCACCTGCGGCAGCTTATATCACAGGTGAAACACTTCACGTCAATGGCGGTATGTACATGGTGTAA
- a CDS encoding TatD family hydrolase — protein sequence MFVDSHCHLDKLDYQDLHTNVEDVVNKAKAANVDQLLSVGVTLDSFENMLEMISPFDNVKASCGVHPLDVESDFNLERMREYASNPKVVAIGETGLDYHYQPETAELQQLRFKQHVELAVELNKPLIIHTRNAREDTLAILRDGGAEKCGGVIHCFTEDQAFAEAAMELGFYISISGIVTFKQATELKDVVKNLPLDRLLIETDSPYLAPIPYRGKQNQPAYVVEVAAYIAQLKGLSMKDVAEQTTKNYRKLFLR from the coding sequence ATGTTCGTAGATTCCCACTGTCATTTAGACAAACTGGATTACCAAGATTTACACACCAACGTAGAAGACGTGGTTAACAAGGCGAAGGCAGCCAACGTAGACCAACTGCTTTCTGTCGGTGTGACATTAGACTCGTTTGAAAACATGCTTGAGATGATCTCGCCGTTTGATAACGTTAAGGCTTCGTGTGGCGTTCATCCTCTCGATGTAGAGAGTGATTTCAACTTAGAAAGAATGCGTGAGTACGCGAGTAACCCTAAAGTTGTGGCGATTGGTGAGACTGGCCTAGATTATCACTACCAGCCAGAGACGGCAGAACTGCAACAGCTTAGGTTCAAGCAGCACGTTGAGTTGGCTGTTGAGCTTAATAAACCTTTGATCATCCACACGCGTAACGCGCGTGAAGATACGTTAGCTATTTTACGCGATGGTGGAGCAGAGAAGTGCGGTGGTGTGATTCATTGCTTTACTGAAGATCAAGCGTTCGCCGAAGCGGCAATGGAATTAGGTTTTTATATCTCGATCTCAGGTATTGTGACCTTTAAACAAGCCACAGAACTTAAAGATGTTGTGAAAAACCTACCGCTAGATAGGTTGCTGATCGAGACGGATTCGCCATACTTGGCTCCGATTCCATATCGAGGTAAACAGAATCAGCCTGCATATGTGGTCGAAGTGGCGGCTTATATCGCGCAGTTGAAAGGGCTGTCAATGAAAGATGTTGCTGAACAAACAACCAAAAATTACCGAAAACTTTTTTTGCGATAA
- a CDS encoding sodium-dependent transporter, translated as MKREQWGSRAGFILAAVGSAIGLGNIWRFPYMAYENGGGAFFIPYLFAMLTAGIPFMILEFSMGQKYRGSAPATLARINSKFEWLGWFQVGVAAVIAVYYVAVIGWAISYFGMSFNQSWGTDTNAFFFSEYLALGDNSPTNLGSIQWGIAGAMLLAWAITYAAIVGGVKAGIERASKVMMPVLFIMVILLIGRMVFLPGALDGVNYMFEPDFSKIWDVKVWAAAYGQIFFTLSIGFSIMLAYSSYLPEKSDITNNAFMTVLINCGFSILAGIMIFSVLGYMAQEQGKPLTEVVSAGVGLAFVTLPAAINLLPAPYILGPLFFFALVVAGLSSHISIMEAVTSAVMDKLNWSRKKAASIVIGVGVVVSMAFATNGGLLLLDLVDHFANNVGIMVGGFIEILLMAWLLNKVSDVRAYVNEISDFSIGAWFNVCLRFVTPVMLAIILATKLSALFTDGYGGYDLTLGWVMIAGLLAIGVIINITSKKEA; from the coding sequence ATGAAGCGAGAACAGTGGGGATCCCGAGCAGGATTTATCCTTGCCGCAGTAGGATCTGCTATTGGTTTAGGAAACATTTGGCGTTTTCCATACATGGCTTATGAAAATGGCGGCGGCGCTTTTTTCATTCCATATCTATTTGCCATGCTTACGGCTGGTATCCCATTTATGATCCTAGAATTCAGTATGGGTCAAAAATATCGTGGTTCTGCACCTGCAACCTTAGCGCGCATCAACTCAAAATTTGAGTGGCTTGGCTGGTTCCAAGTGGGTGTAGCGGCTGTCATTGCGGTCTACTATGTTGCCGTTATCGGTTGGGCGATTTCATACTTCGGTATGTCATTCAATCAAAGCTGGGGAACAGACACTAACGCATTCTTCTTCAGTGAATATCTAGCTCTAGGTGATAATTCACCGACGAACCTAGGTAGCATCCAATGGGGCATCGCTGGCGCAATGTTACTCGCTTGGGCAATCACTTATGCCGCTATTGTGGGTGGTGTTAAAGCTGGTATCGAACGTGCTTCTAAAGTAATGATGCCAGTGTTGTTCATAATGGTAATTTTGCTTATCGGACGCATGGTTTTCCTACCGGGAGCTCTAGATGGTGTGAACTACATGTTCGAACCTGATTTCAGCAAGATCTGGGACGTAAAGGTATGGGCTGCTGCTTATGGGCAAATCTTCTTCACGCTAAGTATTGGTTTTTCAATCATGTTGGCTTACTCAAGCTACTTGCCTGAAAAATCAGATATCACGAACAACGCGTTCATGACGGTTCTTATCAACTGTGGTTTCTCAATTCTTGCGGGTATTATGATTTTCTCTGTTCTTGGCTACATGGCTCAAGAGCAAGGTAAACCATTAACTGAGGTCGTATCAGCAGGCGTTGGCCTTGCGTTTGTTACGCTACCTGCAGCGATCAATTTACTTCCAGCACCGTATATTCTGGGTCCACTATTCTTCTTTGCACTTGTTGTGGCTGGTTTAAGCTCTCATATCTCAATTATGGAAGCGGTAACATCAGCAGTTATGGACAAACTGAACTGGAGCCGTAAAAAAGCAGCAAGTATTGTTATTGGCGTTGGTGTTGTGGTGTCTATGGCATTTGCAACTAACGGCGGTCTACTTCTACTAGACCTAGTCGACCACTTCGCTAACAACGTCGGCATCATGGTAGGCGGATTCATTGAAATCCTTCTAATGGCATGGCTACTAAACAAAGTTAGCGATGTACGTGCGTACGTCAATGAGATTTCAGATTTCTCTATTGGCGCATGGTTTAACGTATGTTTACGCTTCGTCACTCCAGTTATGCTTGCAATCATTCTTGCAACGAAACTAAGCGCATTGTTTACAGACGGTTACGGTGGCTACGACCTGACGCTTGGTTGGGTAATGATCGCAGGATTATTAGCAATTGGCGTTATCATAAATATCACAAGTAAGAAGGAAGCATAG
- a CDS encoding methionine/alanine import family NSS transporter small subunit, which yields MTTSAIIMMVLGLGITWGGAAICIKRAMDKQK from the coding sequence ATGACAACTAGTGCAATTATTATGATGGTTCTTGGCCTTGGTATCACTTGGGGTGGTGCGGCAATTTGCATAAAGCGTGCAATGGACAAACAGAAATAA
- the mltG gene encoding endolytic transglycosylase MltG encodes MIKKLFIFIILCLIAAAAAGFYVYNQAQDNLKQVIQLEKPQVVTVASGSSFNRVLAQLINEGLFEASPYEKLIRKLHPELVDVKAGTFLLEPGLTLEQALQVLVEGKEHQFTITFVEGSRFDEWLVQLKDNEFIQQTLDGVSEKEIAEKLGIENEKLEGLFLAETYHYTYGTTDLDLLKRAHRDLMNVVNDEWENRAGKLPLKSPYEALILASIIEKETAVASERERVSSVFVNRLNKRMRLQTDPTVIYGMGDSYKGNIRKKDLRTPTPYNTYTMSGLPPTPIAMAGKASINAALNPEKSNYLYFVASGTGGHVFSKSLTEHNRAVRAYLKQLRKNK; translated from the coding sequence GTGATCAAAAAGTTATTCATTTTTATTATCTTGTGCCTAATCGCAGCCGCAGCTGCTGGTTTTTATGTTTACAACCAAGCGCAAGATAACCTGAAACAAGTTATTCAATTAGAAAAACCGCAGGTGGTTACCGTTGCTTCAGGTAGCAGCTTTAACCGCGTTCTAGCCCAGTTGATTAACGAGGGGCTTTTCGAGGCTTCTCCTTACGAGAAATTAATCCGTAAGTTACATCCTGAGCTTGTAGACGTAAAAGCGGGTACATTCCTGCTTGAACCGGGTTTAACCTTAGAGCAGGCGCTACAAGTGCTTGTAGAAGGGAAAGAGCACCAATTTACGATTACCTTCGTAGAAGGCAGTCGTTTTGATGAGTGGCTTGTTCAGCTAAAAGACAACGAATTCATTCAGCAAACGTTAGACGGTGTTTCTGAAAAAGAGATCGCCGAAAAGCTTGGTATCGAAAATGAAAAGCTAGAAGGCCTGTTCTTAGCGGAAACATACCACTATACCTACGGCACTACGGATTTAGATTTGTTGAAACGCGCACATCGCGATCTAATGAATGTGGTCAATGATGAGTGGGAAAATAGAGCCGGTAAGTTGCCTCTTAAGTCGCCGTACGAAGCGCTAATTCTTGCGTCTATCATCGAGAAAGAGACTGCAGTAGCGTCAGAGCGTGAACGTGTGTCTTCTGTGTTCGTTAACCGCTTGAACAAGCGTATGCGTTTGCAAACTGACCCAACGGTTATCTACGGGATGGGCGATAGCTACAAAGGTAATATTCGTAAGAAAGACCTACGCACTCCAACGCCATATAACACCTATACAATGAGTGGCCTACCGCCGACGCCTATTGCAATGGCGGGTAAAGCGTCGATCAATGCTGCGCTGAATCCAGAGAAGAGCAACTACCTGTATTTTGTTGCGAGTGGAACGGGCGGTCACGTATTTTCAAAGAGTTTGACTGAGCATAACCGTGCAGTACGAGCTTACTTAAAGCAATTAAGAAAAAACAAATAA
- a CDS encoding DNA polymerase III subunit delta' — translation MAEVYSWLTPVWSEWKKSLDAERFPNSVIVNAPEGLGVDALISQLTDALMCTNYEIESCGFCHSCELMKSGSHPDFHVISPEKEGKSITVDQVRASNRWAQESSQLGGLRVILLTPAEAMNESASNALLKTLEEPSSKCIFILSTRNSNRLMPTIISRCQQFNVVSPQLEVGSAWLDGEVGKAVPQYILALNDNAPLKAKAMFEQGGVEASTKVLDGFVNVIKGTQPDMLKFSTELGKDPLVQLGWLWHLLSDVQKLHFGLANQAITPSAKALVEVMSYQSAYTASHKLLILIEQLKQHPGLNTELLIMNWLIATCEETCS, via the coding sequence ATGGCTGAAGTGTATTCTTGGCTCACACCAGTATGGAGTGAGTGGAAAAAAAGTCTCGATGCAGAACGTTTTCCTAACTCTGTGATTGTTAATGCACCTGAAGGGCTCGGCGTTGATGCGTTGATTAGCCAACTTACCGACGCATTGATGTGTACGAACTATGAAATCGAGTCGTGCGGGTTTTGCCACAGCTGCGAACTGATGAAGTCGGGCAGTCATCCTGATTTTCATGTGATCTCACCAGAGAAAGAAGGTAAGTCGATCACGGTTGATCAAGTGCGTGCCAGTAACCGCTGGGCTCAAGAGTCTTCTCAGTTAGGTGGTTTGCGCGTTATCTTGCTTACCCCAGCTGAAGCAATGAACGAATCGGCTTCCAATGCACTATTGAAAACTCTGGAAGAGCCATCAAGCAAGTGCATCTTCATTCTTTCAACTCGCAACAGCAATCGCTTAATGCCGACTATTATTAGCCGTTGTCAGCAGTTCAATGTGGTTAGCCCACAGTTGGAGGTCGGGTCGGCGTGGCTAGATGGTGAAGTCGGTAAAGCGGTACCGCAGTACATTTTAGCGCTCAATGACAACGCGCCTTTAAAAGCAAAGGCGATGTTTGAGCAAGGCGGTGTTGAAGCCTCAACAAAAGTGCTCGATGGCTTTGTCAATGTAATCAAAGGCACTCAACCTGACATGCTGAAGTTTTCCACAGAGCTTGGTAAAGATCCTTTGGTTCAATTAGGCTGGCTATGGCACTTACTGTCTGACGTGCAAAAGCTGCATTTTGGTTTGGCGAACCAAGCCATTACTCCTAGCGCGAAAGCATTGGTTGAAGTGATGTCTTATCAAAGTGCTTATACAGCATCTCATAAACTGTTGATATTGATTGAGCAGTTAAAGCAACACCCTGGGCTCAATACGGAGCTACTCATAATGAATTGGCTGATAGCCACTTGCGAGGAAACATGTTCGTAG
- the ptsG gene encoding PTS glucose transporter subunit IIBC, whose product MFKNLFANLQKVGKSLMLPVSVLPVAGILLGVGAADLPFIPEIVSNLMEQAGGSVFGQMALLFAVGVALGFTNNDGVAGLAAIVGYGIMTATLGVMAGVMGVDKIDTGVLGGILVGGVAAWAFNRFFRIQLPEYLGFFAGKRAVPIITGFSAIGLAILLSVVWPPVGGAISAFSDWAAHQNPQVAFGIYGIVERSLIPFGLHHVWNVPFFFEAGTCVNAAGETQNGVLTCYLVADDASRAAGNGFGQLAGGYMFKMFGLPAAAIAIAHSAKPENRAKVMGIMASAALTSFLTGITEPIEFSFLFVAPVLYAIHALLAGSAYVLANTLGFVHGTSFSHGLIDFLVLSGNASKMGLMVVCGVAYAAIYYIVFRTVIKALDLKTPGREDESEDEIVATGTELAGELVAAFGGKANITGLDACITRLRVAVADTAVVDQDKLKKLGAAGVVVVAGGVQAIFGTKSDNLKTDMDEWIRNNG is encoded by the coding sequence ATGTTTAAGAACCTTTTTGCTAACCTGCAGAAAGTTGGTAAGTCTCTGATGCTACCAGTATCAGTTTTACCAGTTGCGGGTATTTTGCTAGGTGTCGGTGCAGCAGACCTTCCTTTCATTCCAGAAATTGTTTCAAACTTAATGGAACAAGCGGGTGGTTCAGTATTCGGTCAAATGGCACTACTGTTCGCAGTAGGTGTAGCACTTGGCTTTACTAATAACGACGGTGTAGCTGGTCTAGCTGCTATCGTTGGTTACGGCATCATGACCGCTACACTTGGCGTAATGGCTGGTGTAATGGGCGTTGATAAAATCGATACTGGTGTACTAGGTGGTATCCTAGTCGGTGGTGTTGCTGCTTGGGCATTCAACCGTTTCTTCCGTATTCAACTACCAGAGTACCTAGGCTTCTTCGCTGGTAAGCGTGCCGTGCCAATCATCACAGGTTTCTCTGCGATTGGTCTAGCAATCCTACTATCTGTAGTATGGCCACCAGTTGGCGGCGCTATCTCTGCGTTCTCTGATTGGGCTGCTCACCAAAACCCACAAGTGGCGTTTGGTATCTACGGTATCGTTGAGCGTTCTCTAATTCCATTTGGTCTTCACCACGTTTGGAACGTACCTTTCTTCTTTGAAGCTGGTACTTGTGTAAACGCTGCAGGTGAAACTCAAAACGGTGTTCTTACTTGTTACCTAGTTGCTGATGACGCATCTCGTGCAGCGGGCAATGGCTTCGGTCAGCTAGCTGGTGGTTACATGTTCAAGATGTTCGGTCTACCTGCTGCTGCAATCGCGATTGCACATTCAGCTAAACCTGAAAACCGCGCTAAAGTAATGGGTATCATGGCTTCTGCTGCGTTAACTTCATTCCTAACGGGTATCACTGAACCAATCGAATTCTCATTCCTATTCGTTGCTCCTGTGCTGTACGCAATCCACGCTCTACTAGCTGGTTCTGCATACGTTCTTGCGAACACTCTAGGTTTTGTACACGGTACATCTTTCTCACACGGTCTAATCGACTTCCTAGTTCTATCTGGCAACGCGTCTAAGATGGGCCTAATGGTTGTTTGTGGTGTTGCTTACGCTGCAATTTACTACATCGTATTCCGCACTGTGATTAAAGCTCTAGACCTTAAAACTCCAGGTCGCGAAGACGAGTCAGAAGACGAAATCGTTGCAACTGGTACAGAGCTTGCTGGTGAGTTAGTTGCTGCATTCGGTGGCAAAGCGAACATCACTGGTCTTGACGCTTGTATTACTCGTCTACGTGTAGCCGTTGCTGATACAGCAGTTGTTGACCAAGATAAACTGAAGAAACTAGGCGCTGCAGGTGTTGTTGTAGTTGCTGGTGGCGTACAAGCTATCTTCGGTACTAAGTCTGACAACCTTAAGACAGACATGGATGAGTGGATCCGTAACAACGGTTAA
- the pabC gene encoding aminodeoxychorismate lyase — MFWVDGESQQTIDILDRSFQYGDGCFTTMLVSYGEIQHFYAHQHRVDECLKALRISALDWDVVRLWIDNALQHIQDNDLHRTKNLDGSSNLQGKNMPHNTKAGIKLHVSRGAGGRGYSTKNIVKPIVTISTFDFPNHYSAWQDSGVELGICRQALGLSPLLAGHKHNNRLEQILMKDEMDQADEVDGVVLDISGNVIETTMANLFWRKDQMIYTPQLTQSGVAGVMRKHVLTALNQSELSVTIGDYSLSQLMQADEIFITNSILGVAPVTRISDIQFKIGTVTRSLQGQLNS; from the coding sequence ATGTTTTGGGTTGATGGAGAAAGCCAGCAAACTATCGATATATTGGATCGCTCGTTTCAGTACGGCGACGGCTGTTTCACGACAATGCTCGTGAGTTATGGTGAAATACAACATTTTTACGCTCATCAGCACCGTGTAGACGAATGCCTTAAAGCACTACGCATTTCTGCTCTTGATTGGGATGTGGTTCGCCTTTGGATCGATAATGCACTTCAACATATCCAAGATAACGATCTTCATAGGACAAAGAATCTTGATGGTTCATCGAATCTTCAAGGTAAAAACATGCCCCATAATACAAAAGCAGGGATCAAGCTACACGTTAGCCGTGGGGCTGGCGGTCGTGGCTACAGTACCAAGAATATCGTCAAGCCAATAGTAACCATCAGTACCTTTGATTTCCCCAATCATTATTCAGCATGGCAAGACTCCGGTGTCGAGCTAGGTATCTGCCGTCAAGCACTAGGTTTGAGCCCACTGCTCGCTGGCCATAAGCACAATAATCGTCTTGAGCAGATCTTGATGAAAGATGAAATGGATCAGGCTGATGAAGTGGATGGTGTGGTGCTTGATATCTCGGGCAATGTGATAGAAACCACCATGGCCAATCTGTTTTGGCGCAAAGATCAGATGATATATACACCTCAACTCACGCAAAGCGGCGTGGCTGGGGTTATGCGTAAGCATGTGTTAACGGCGCTGAATCAGAGTGAACTTTCCGTTACAATTGGTGATTACAGCCTATCCCAGCTCATGCAAGCTGATGAGATTTTCATAACCAACTCCATTTTAGGGGTTGCCCCAGTTACCCGTATTAGTGATATCCAATTTAAGATTGGAACCGTTACTCGTAGCCTTCAAGGACAACTAAACTCGTGA
- the tmk gene encoding dTMP kinase, which translates to MNQSKFIVVEGLEGAGKSTAINTIVETLKASGVKDIVNTREPGGTVLAEKMRSLVKEEHEGEKLQDMTELLLMYAARVQLVENVIKPALDSGKWVLGDRHDMSSQAYQGGGRQIARTTMESLKATTLGGFKPDLTLYLDLDPRVGLERARGRGELDRIEKMDISFFDRTRERYLEIAEQDETVLVVNAQQEIEQVAADIKVALGAWLNKQ; encoded by the coding sequence ATGAATCAGTCGAAATTTATCGTAGTCGAAGGCCTTGAAGGTGCTGGTAAAAGTACAGCAATCAATACCATCGTTGAGACATTAAAAGCATCGGGTGTTAAAGATATCGTCAATACTCGGGAGCCGGGTGGCACTGTCTTAGCTGAAAAGATGCGCTCATTGGTTAAAGAAGAACATGAAGGCGAGAAGCTTCAAGATATGACGGAATTACTGCTGATGTACGCGGCACGTGTTCAATTAGTAGAAAACGTCATCAAGCCCGCACTCGACAGTGGTAAATGGGTATTGGGTGATCGCCATGATATGTCTTCTCAAGCATACCAAGGTGGTGGTCGTCAGATTGCACGCACTACTATGGAATCACTGAAAGCAACCACGCTAGGCGGTTTTAAGCCAGATCTAACCCTATACTTGGATCTTGACCCTAGAGTAGGGCTTGAACGCGCTAGAGGCCGTGGTGAGCTTGATAGAATTGAAAAGATGGATATCTCATTCTTCGATCGTACGCGTGAACGTTACCTTGAGATTGCAGAACAAGACGAAACGGTTCTTGTGGTTAATGCACAGCAAGAGATTGAGCAAGTGGCTGCTGATATTAAAGTCGCGCTTGGTGCTTGGCTCAATAAACAGTAG
- the fabD gene encoding ACP S-malonyltransferase, with amino-acid sequence MSKFAIVFPGQGSQAIGMLADLGEQYDVVKKTFAEASEALGYDLWALVQDGPVENLNETFRTQPALLTASVAIWRVWQELSLEQPANLAGHSLGEYSALVCAGVIDFKEAIKLVELRGQLMQEAVPAGVGAMYAIIGLDDEAIAKACEEAAQDEVVSPVNFNSPGQVVIAGNKAAVERAGALCKEAGAKRALPLPVSVPSHCALMKPAADKLAVALEALEFNTPALPVINNVDVIAETDPAKIKSALVRQLYSPVRWTEGVQAMNEQGVEKLLELGPGKVLTGLTKRIVKTMTAAAVNDTASLEAAK; translated from the coding sequence ATGAGCAAATTTGCTATCGTATTCCCAGGCCAAGGCTCTCAAGCTATCGGTATGCTTGCTGACCTAGGCGAACAGTATGATGTTGTTAAAAAGACATTTGCTGAAGCTTCAGAAGCACTTGGTTACGATCTATGGGCATTGGTTCAAGATGGTCCAGTAGAAAATCTAAATGAAACTTTCCGTACTCAACCAGCTCTACTAACAGCGTCTGTTGCAATCTGGCGTGTATGGCAAGAGCTTAGTCTAGAGCAACCTGCAAACCTTGCAGGCCACAGCCTAGGCGAATACTCAGCACTCGTGTGTGCGGGTGTTATCGACTTTAAAGAAGCGATCAAGCTGGTTGAGCTACGTGGTCAACTGATGCAAGAAGCGGTTCCTGCGGGCGTTGGTGCAATGTACGCAATCATCGGTCTCGATGATGAAGCGATTGCTAAAGCGTGTGAAGAAGCGGCACAAGACGAAGTTGTGTCTCCAGTTAACTTCAACTCACCTGGCCAAGTTGTTATCGCGGGTAATAAAGCAGCAGTAGAGCGCGCTGGTGCACTATGTAAAGAAGCGGGCGCTAAACGTGCTCTACCTTTACCAGTATCTGTGCCTTCTCACTGTGCCCTTATGAAGCCTGCAGCAGACAAGCTAGCCGTTGCTCTAGAAGCTCTAGAGTTCAACACGCCGGCACTGCCTGTTATCAATAACGTTGATGTTATTGCTGAAACAGACCCTGCAAAAATCAAAAGCGCACTTGTTCGCCAACTGTACAGCCCAGTTCGTTGGACTGAAGGTGTACAAGCGATGAATGAGCAAGGCGTAGAGAAGCTACTAGAATTAGGCCCAGGTAAAGTTCTTACCGGTCTAACAAAACGAATCGTAAAAACTATGACAGCTGCTGCAGTTAATGACACTGCATCACTAGAAGCTGCTAAGTAA
- the fabF gene encoding beta-ketoacyl-ACP synthase II has translation MSKRRVVVTGMGMLSPVGNTVESSWKALLAGQSGIVNIDHFDATNFSTRFAGLVKDFNCEEYMTKKDARKMDLFIQYGVAAGIQALDDSALTITEENAPRVGVAIGSGIGGLGLIEAGHKALTEKGPRKISPFFVPSTIVNMIAGHMSIMRGLRGPNIAISTACTTGLHNIGHAARMIAYGDADAMLAGGAEKASTPLGMGGFGAAKALSTRNDEPQKASRPWDKGRDGFVLGDGAGMMVLEEYEHAKARGAKIYCELVGFGMSGDAYHMTSPSEDGSGGALAMEAAMRDAGITGEQIGYVNAHGTSTPAGDVAEVKGIKRALGEAGSKQVLVSSTKSMTGHLLGAAGSAEAIITAMSLIDQIVPPTINLDDPEEGLDIDLVPHTARKVSGMEYAACNSFGFGGTNGCLIFKKI, from the coding sequence GTGTCCAAGCGTCGTGTAGTTGTCACTGGCATGGGTATGTTGTCGCCGGTAGGCAACACTGTAGAATCTTCTTGGAAAGCCCTGCTAGCTGGTCAAAGTGGTATCGTTAATATCGATCATTTTGATGCAACCAATTTCTCAACTCGTTTTGCAGGTCTAGTTAAAGACTTTAACTGCGAAGAGTATATGACTAAAAAAGATGCTCGTAAGATGGACTTGTTCATCCAGTACGGCGTCGCAGCAGGTATTCAAGCTTTAGATGATTCAGCCCTAACTATTACTGAAGAAAACGCCCCTCGTGTAGGCGTTGCTATCGGTTCTGGTATTGGTGGTCTTGGTTTGATCGAAGCCGGTCACAAGGCTCTAACTGAAAAAGGCCCTCGTAAAATCAGCCCGTTCTTCGTACCGTCGACGATCGTGAATATGATTGCGGGTCACATGTCTATCATGCGTGGCCTACGCGGTCCAAACATCGCGATTTCTACGGCATGTACGACTGGCCTACATAACATTGGTCACGCGGCTCGTATGATTGCATACGGCGATGCTGACGCAATGCTAGCGGGTGGTGCTGAAAAAGCATCGACACCACTAGGTATGGGCGGTTTTGGTGCGGCTAAAGCACTGTCTACTCGTAACGATGAGCCTCAAAAAGCTTCTCGTCCATGGGACAAAGGCCGTGACGGCTTCGTTCTTGGTGACGGTGCAGGCATGATGGTTCTTGAAGAGTATGAACATGCTAAAGCTCGTGGCGCTAAGATTTACTGTGAGCTAGTTGGCTTCGGTATGTCGGGTGACGCTTACCACATGACATCTCCAAGTGAAGATGGTTCTGGTGGTGCACTAGCAATGGAAGCGGCTATGCGTGATGCTGGCATTACTGGTGAACAAATCGGTTATGTTAACGCACACGGTACTTCGACTCCTGCAGGTGACGTAGCGGAGGTGAAGGGCATCAAGCGTGCTCTTGGCGAAGCAGGCAGCAAGCAAGTATTGGTTTCTTCTACGAAATCAATGACAGGTCACCTTCTAGGTGCTGCAGGTTCTGCTGAAGCTATCATCACAGCGATGTCTCTAATTGACCAAATTGTTCCACCAACAATCAATTTAGATGATCCTGAAGAAGGCTTAGATATTGATTTAGTACCTCATACTGCGCGTAAAGTTAGCGGTATGGAATATGCTGCATGTAACTCGTTCGGTTTCGGTGGTACAAACGGCTGTTTGATCTTCAAAAAGATTTAA
- the acpP gene encoding acyl carrier protein, with protein MSNLEERVKKIIVEQLGVDEAEVKNEASFVDDLGADSLDTVELVMALEEEFDTEIPDDEAEKITTVQAAIDYVTSAQ; from the coding sequence ATGAGCAACCTCGAAGAACGCGTAAAGAAAATCATTGTTGAACAGCTAGGTGTAGACGAAGCTGAAGTTAAAAACGAAGCTTCTTTCGTTGATGACCTAGGTGCAGATTCTCTAGACACAGTTGAGCTAGTAATGGCTCTAGAAGAAGAATTCGACACTGAAATCCCAGATGACGAAGCTGAGAAAATTACTACTGTTCAAGCTGCTATCGATTACGTAACTAGCGCTCAGTAA